The genomic segment TAGAGTAGGAACACACAGGAACTCAAATGGACTTCTGGTGAGCTTTTTTATTGAGGCCATGTACAATAGCGCTTCATCACATGATCCATCTCCAGAACCGTGTACAACATCCCTCTTACAAAAAAAGAAATCCGCAGCAGAAAGCCATGACACTATGTTAGTATATTGTGAATTGTAGGGAGAGACAGATCAGGAGCGTACGAATGGGTTTAGAGAGTACAGAGTTacaacagcagcagtagcagaagtagcatGACAGcccaaaatgtgtttttgtttactCTTCTCATGAGCTCAATTCCAGCCCAGGGGTCCCAAGTTACCTAACGATCAGATACAGTTTTCTATGGAGAGAAACAACGAGAAATAGAAAACTGAAGAATCCTTTCCCGATTATCACTTTTGTCTTCATTTCCTACAAAAATATTGCACGACAATCTGAATATACAACAATTGAAGAGAGATCAACAAGTAGCAGCCAAGCCAGCTTCAACAAGAGCATCACGTCTATTGCACAGAATTTAGTTTAGCTTTCTTTCCCCTTCACCCTTTTTCTTCCATCTCCTGTCTGGCCCAAAGAGCCACTTCACCATCTCTGGTCCTATGCTGAAGCAATGGCAGCACAGCCACAGAAACGCACTGTGATTTCAATGAGCCTGGTGAGAATAGAATAGAAGTCATAGGCTGTGTCGAAATCCTGCTTGCCTACTACTTAAACTGCATACGGTGTACTAAtcgtactacatactatttagaacaTACTGTTGAGTACAAACGTATGCAGTCAGCAACAAATATCAACATACTACTCATCCATACTGAGAAGGCGTCATCGAATGCACGAATGTTCCCCGccatttcatattttttgtaGAGCGTGCTCCTTATTCTGATTATCAGTTGTTCTCGAACAAACGTGGGTGTGAAAAGACaattctcttcctcaatagtgtgCAGCGTATTCTACTAGATAAAAAAGCTGAATGAGTATGACATCCGGGCATTTAAAGTATACTAGATTTTCAACATTTCACATAttataaaacattattttttccGCATATTCAAACAGCCTACTATTTAGGAGTATAGCTATGGGTATTCGGGCACACCCGTAGTGATCCTATCCAGAGGCTTTGGGTCCCTTGAGAAGAGAATTACGCTTTCCTTATCCTAAAAGCAGAGCTTTTCCTTCTGTGCCTTACAACAGTTGTAATAGTTTTGTATGGAGTTTGTTTGTGGCCTgtcatgatgacatcactgtaTTGGGGTACAACAGTGGTTTCATTTCTGTAGAGGGTTTGTGCTGGACTGTATTTACACATACATAGAAATGGACATAGATTCGTCCATAATTGAGAACAACTTTCAAAGGCCAAGAACTTTACACAATCACAGCCTAACTGCTCTGAGTATTTATCAAAATCAGACCCAACACCCGTCACCAAACCACATAAATAAAGACCGATATACATACAATAAAACAAAAAGAAATCCACGTGTTCCTGTATCTTACACAACAACACTCATCACAAAATGAACCAAATAAATGAATCTTCTGCcataaatacataaatacttTGCATCTATCAATAAGAATTTGAACAGTAAGCATTTAGTCTCAAGTAACATGATCGGAtaaaaccaccaccaccaccatatttGAGATGAGTTTTAGTTCAGGGTTATTATATCCATACAAATAAACCatttggatggggggggggggggggggggggggggcaagaaaaCAGGTGCTTAATCAAATAACTTAATTAGAAACAACtattacatccctatatcctttCCCCCAGAAAAAAAGTAAGAGAAAGAATTAACATGTACAGTTAATATGCTGGTTAAACAGTGGGTCATATACATAGTCAAGCATGTTTGGCCTCGGTGACAAACACTAAACCGAGGATGACAGGGATAGACCCCTATCTTCCCCACATTATTGCCCATTTCATTGAATTATCACATGAGCTTGTAGTTCCAGAACCTCCAAAAACAAATCAAGAGAAGAGAAAAGTCATGTGTGACCTCAAAAACTTGATTATGCATTAATTAAAAGTACTCAAACAGAAGATATGACTGACATGAAAAGTACATAATCTGAAACAAAACACATTTCCATATGGttgagtatatacagtatatattatacagtatatattatatatatatatatatatatatatatatatatatatatatatatatatatatatatatatatatatatatatatatatatatatatatatatatataattttacaCTAATATTTATTTCCTTGCCCAAAGACAATTTAGATAAAAACAGAACCATTTGCAATTTGCATAGCTCCTGCTATGGTGATCACATTTTGATTGTAATCTTATGCCAGATTTGAAAAGCGGTTGCTGTAACTTGAAGTGATAAAATATCGAACAGTTCCATTTAAAACATTGAATACAAACATTTAAGCTCACATTTTCAAGCAAtaggaaaatatgttttgtttcaaGGTGCCTTGTAAGGAAAACAAATTAATTAACGTCAATAAATGCTAAAATAGAATGGAATattaatgtacagtatgttttcaACTTTTATTGAATCCAAGCACTTACAGATTGACTTGGGAGACTGTTCTTAATGCCAATTGAAGCAGGTCACAATCTAGCTTTCCAGCTTCCCTTTAAAAGTATGACTAAGAAAActagaaaaaaaaacaagaatgAATCGCATGACCGATTGGTTTACAAAACAACAATTGCACCCTCACCAGACCACTTCAGATAATCTTCAGATGGTAACCTAAACCCCACCACCCCCAAAGAAAAAGATTCCAATGATTTTGTTGTAAGTCTCAAGCCCATGCCTCATCCTCTCTAGTGGAGCGCCTCCACACAAATCTGctcctctgtgatgtcatccaGCAGCTGAGCCTCCACTGGGCTGCATATGTCACTGTCATAAACCTCTGTCCCCAGTATTGCCTCCTCCAAGGCCCCGCCCTTGGCCTGGAGGCCATGTGGCTCCGAGGGGGAGGTGCCGGCACTATCCACAGACTCCAGGTCCTCGATGCCTGCCCGGTAGTGGATCATGAGCAGGGTGAGAGCCTGGAGCCTCTCCCCAGACTTGGCCAGGGCGGCCGTGATCAGAGCCTTCCTCCGGGCGtccccagtctccctctcctcctgcatCAGGGCGTTGTTGTGCTCCAGCTCCTGGTCGATCTCCTGCTGCAGCTTGTCCAGCATCAGCTCCAGTTTCTGCGAGCGCTCGTCGGTGGGAAGGCCCCGGTACAGGTCCCGGCCGATCTCCTTCACCGCGATGAATACACTGTCATcaagtcctccctccctccttaccaGCTTGGTGGTGACGCTGGCTGCATGCTTGGAGGGGCTGGCCCCGGCATAGGTTTCTGTATCGCTGCTCTCATTGTCTGAGATGTCGGGGGTGTGCACCACGTCGGGCACAACGTCAGCCGCTTGCTCTGCCAGCCGGCTCTTGGGCACCTGGCGCAGGTTGAGCAGACGGGAGCCGGTGTTGATGATGTGGCGGCTGAGGCCTGTGGTGGCGCGGTTGATGGTGGACTTAGCCTCCGGGTCGGCACTGCGTCGGTCTGTGGCGGCCACGCAGAGAGGGTGCTCGGCCAGGCACTTCTCCTGGCACTTCTTGTGGCAGACGTAGGAACAGATCATGCACTGGGAGGCAGCcttggtccacaccttcttctTGCAGTACTCGCACCAGGTGGGGTTCTGGAACTGGGTGTCCTGGAAGTTGTGGCGCACCTCCACCAGCTGCATGGTGCTGTAGGCCAGGTCATCACTGGGAATAGAGGATggctgctccctctccctctccctcagctCCTCGTCCGGCATGCTGGCCTTCTTCTCCCGCTCCGCCAGCCCGCCGCACGTCTCTGACTCTCCATCAGCCAGGTAGCTGAAGTTGAGGATGATGTCTCCATAGCACAGCTTCTCGTTGAAGCCCTTGTGGGTGCTGAGGCTGCGCAGGGCGGTGCGGCTGACGCTGGCCCTGGGCTCTGGGGCTTCCAGCCTGAAGGTGCTCTGGTACTCAGATGAGGACGTGGACAGACACTCCAGGGCCACGTGCTCCAGTGTCAGGCTGACGTGGCCCAGACACAGAAGGCTGCCCAGCTTGAAGGGGTCTTTGCACCACAGTGCCACGTTAAGGTACTTATGGTTGCTTTCCACCTCTAACACCACAGAGGCATGGCCCCAGTGGGCCGTCCGGTTGCGGAACATCATCTCTGAGGACTCCCACATTGAGTGATCCTCCATGCTGTCTCGGGTGTTGATGGAGCTCTCAGAAACCTTGTCTTTGGCCAGGTCCTGCTTGCTGGGAGTGGAGGGGGGCGCTGGCGGCTCTTCGCAGGGTTCGGGTGATTTGACTGCTGGCTTTGGTTCGGGCTGTTTCACAGGAGTCGTCAAAACACTGCCTTTGTCACCATTGCTTCCAGTGGAGTGTGTTTGAGTCTTTTCTGGAGTTTTCTCAGCCCCGTTGGTAGCTTCACTCCCCTCCAGCAGACTTTGGGTTTCAGAAGAGGCGGATGTTAATTTAATGTGGGGTCTAGGAGGCACCGGCGGGCGagtgggtgggggtggaggggggccGGTGGGGCGCTGTGGCCCCTCTCCTGGCTCAATGCTCTTGTGTGGCGAGGGCTTTGGTGTGGGTGGGGATCTGGCCGGCGACTGAAGCCCTGCCAGGTTCATTTTGCGGTTGAGGATGGGCGATATGCTGCCGAGGGGTTTTGAGGACAGATTGATCACAGTCCTTTTGGGGCTTTGGTTTACGGACAGGAAATCCTCCTTGGCCTCCGCGCTACTGCTAAGGGGGTTAGGCTTGGGGTCCACAGTCAAGTCTTCAAACTCACAGTCCATGTCTTTGCTGTCGGCTATGTCGGCGAGTGTGGTGATGGGGGCCGGGTCCTCCTCATAGCCCCCCGGCGGAGGGATGAAGCTGGGCTCCTCTAGCTGGCCCAGCCCCTCCTGGAGGGCTCCCAGGCCCACGGTGGGACTCTGGTGACGCACAGGCCTCTCGTACAGGACCAGCACCCTGTCCCCCGCCTGCTTCAGCAGTTTGGGCACTTGGACAGAGGATGTCACTTTGACACCTGCCCGGAAGAAAAATAACATGTTAAAGTCATATTTATATACCAAAACAACATGCATTCCAGTGTTATTGTATGCTACTGATCTTAAGTCACTTCAAACATTCTCCGGGTTGCCAGATCATGCTAGTTAGGTTGCATGGTTTTAGGGTCTTACCTCCAATGGCGATGAGTCGATCGCCCCTCTGCAGGTCTGCCAGGGCAGCAGGAGAGTTGGGAGTGACCGTCTCGATGCTGACATGGACTGCGTCACCCTCACAGGCAGGGACGTGCCTGAACGTCATACCCACATTGCCAAAGGGTCCTTTGATCACCTccgtctgaaacacacacattagAACTTTCAACTTAGCATCACTTTAAGCTTGCTATGGATTTCAGAACAGTGAAGAAAATGCAGTAAGCCTTATCCTTTAGGCTACTCTACCTTAAACCATCACAAAACCGTTAAATTGAAGAATGTTAACGGCAGCATACCCTTACAGCATACAAATATACAACAATATTAGACCTAGTTGAATAAGTTCATTTCTAGACATTAAGTAAACACGCAGCTTCTTGTGAGGGCCTCCATTTATAGCAGAGGACTAAATGGTATATAAAGAGAGAAGACTAATGTTTCAGAACAAGAAGTCTGCCTCCACACTCCGGGTTAGATGACGGTAAAACACTGCATGCTAATTCGGAGATAAAGGAAGGTCTGCAATTATGGGTCAATTTCACCCCTGGAGTTTACCAGATGCCTCAATCACTGTCACAGCACATTAAGAACAAGTCACGTATCCCACCATGCACCTGTTATGATGTCGGGGCAACCTGCTTTGTGTCTCCCTGGGCCAATGCAACATGACAACGTGTTGCTATAGTGCAGCAGTACTTCTAATGTAGAGTCCCCCCCTCTTCTATGCAGATTCTCATAATACCATGTCATCATGGGACGATTCCAACTATCAAAATGgcatacacaccaacacaacaaTAGAATTGTGGAGGAAGTTGATGTCTGTCAGATCTTGAATGTGAGGTCAAATGTGATGAGAGATTGATGGTtgtgggaggagaggaagaagagtggatAGGTAGGaggggaagtggtctgggagaCAGAGGGGACTCTGAGAACCCAGAGAGACGGAGACAAACGACTGTAATTTCCCAGCTGTCATTTGTTCTAATTCTCGAGGAGGGCACTGATCGAGTTAGGGGCGGGGATGAATAAGCAGATGATCTATACGAGTTGACAAGCAGAGGGTAGTTGATTCATTTGAAGCTGACGGATGATTTCAAACCTGGGATAAGAACCTTCAGGAGAAATTTGGCGATAAAGAGATCAGTCCAGAACCTAAGCTACATGTGGGTCTATCACAATGTGACACGGtaggcaagaacagctcataatTGTCTCTACTTCTATTAAAAATGTTTCAGGTATTTTTACGACAAACAAACATtttactgttgcacaaacatttGGAAATCAAACGATTGTGCAATCATACAGTATTGCTGATTATCTTGACTATGTTCACACATGGTTTAAAAAGACTTCCAGTACTATAGAAACATAACAAATAGTGTGTGAACCATAAAAATTGCCTGTAGGCCTCGTCACAATGGTGGCAACTGACAGGAATATGGTGTGGACAGCAGTTGTTCAGTCAGTCCTATTACCTGTCTCTAAATCCTGTAGACCAAGGAACCTGCCTTTTCATTTGAAACTTTCCTAATTAATTTAATGCAGGTCCCTGCCTCAAGGCTCAACCGGATCTGGCCACATTGCACCCTTTTCCTAGAATGCCCTAATTACATTTAAAAGCCAACAGGTGTTAGTGGGGAAACAATGAGGGCTGCAAAGCAAATAAAACACTTCACCCAACGATGTACGGCAGCTGTAAAGACAACAAAATGTGCACAAGAGCCTATAAATCGTCAAGCTATTGCCATGTTAGGCTACATTGTGCACAAGTCAATGATGAAGAACACTGTGTATCTTTGAGTAGCCATTTGGTAGTGTCTCATGAATAGCTGGCCCGCGCAAGCaatatttgattctgagttctgATATTAGCCATTTGGCTGCTGGCATTTACTCTCTCACACAAAGCCAATTTTTCATGTGTCAAAACTCTTCCATCAGAGTTGACAGCATGGTCTTGTCATAATTGAGCAGGAAACAATACATATATTGTATGTAGGAAAGTCAAACTATGGGGCACAATCTTGCcaaagaaaacacatttttttcccctTTCTAATGGAAGAGGCCAGTGAGATTCAGAAGAGGGTCTGAAACCACTTACAGACAAATAAATAAAGCAATTCAAGCTCAACAAGTAGCTGGGCAGGAGTGAATATCAAGGGTGCTGCTGCTATTACTGAGGCTAATATCTTCTTTGTGCCAGGAGAGGAAACGCTGTGTGATCTAAACCTGAGGCTTTCATCTGAGGATGTCTGCCTCTGAAAGCATTGCACTCCACTTCAGTCGCTGGTTATGATGCATGTCAATCGCAAATCACACACAAGGCTGCGACTGACAAAAGACAATTGAACATCAGATCGAATGGCCTGCTATACACTGCTATAGTCACTAAGCAAATTCAATTGAGTGAAAACCATCAGCTGGACCCTCATGTGTTTCAGCATCCATCCTGAAGAAATACTGATCTCTGCATTAGCCATTCGGTCAGACACAAACCTAAAAAGCATTCAAACAAAAATGGTTTTCATGTTACTGCACCAGCAGTGAGTGTTTCACGGTATCAATACTTTGTGATAAAGCTCAGCAGGAGGGTTAGGCTTGATGCTCATATGTATGCCTTAAACAGATCTCCTACACAACCTATTCATCTGATAGGCCTGTCACCTCTTGAAGGCGCTCACTAGAACTACAGAATAGCTAGTAAGACTAAACAAAAGAAGAAAGAGCGAATACTCTCTGTTATGACTGTTCTACAGCAACACCCTGAGAGAGACATCCTGTGTCAATGTCCCTGTTTTCCCCAACAGAGGGGGCTTCATTATCCTAAAACGCTCACAGAGAGGCGTCATTGAGCTGCAATTATGGTTTACTTGCAAGGATGAGCGCCGACTAAAGGGCAATTACGGAGGAGACGGTGGGAGCTGTGTAGGATTTAGCCAGGCCAATAACGTCAGGGAGCAGGTAAACGGCTGCTGCCTCTCGCCAGGGCCGTGGTGTGCAGTGCCCGCTCCACATCCATTTACACCGCTGCTGTACACAGTCCCTAAAGATCAGAAGGTCTGGCCCACAGATGGCCTATCTGTCATTAGCTGAAGAGGCCACACACCTCCCCGAGGAAGAATATTCATTCATCAGCATAACTGTCCCCTGAAGCTGGGAGTACAAGATGTTACCGTTTTGCCTTGAGTGACATGTAAATGCAGTGACATAACACTAGAAAGCTGTGCAGTTAGATGACGAAGTTGAGGGGCAGCAGCAAAATACATGGTAGAATAAATCTATGCTTGTATCTCTAAGTTACAGCACTTCAAGTACTCATTCTGAAAAATGTTCACCATGCTCTAAGCTATGCGGTGATCATATATTTTTCTGTAAAGGTAGTAAGTTTGGTGAGTCAACACCATGACTAATATGACTCTACTGCATCCTTTGTTCATTTACTGTTCACAGGGTCCCATGTACACTACAGGAAGCATCACACTAAAAACCACAATACACCCACAAACACAATTGTATGCTCTGCTAAGCTAACACATTGCCTTTGAACAAAATGTATAAATACATGACATTGTGCACTGCAATTGTAATGACAGGCCATCTGAAACTACAATTGGTGAGAAACAAATTACCCATGTAGCAGATGCCAAGATTTGAGCAAATATGCCAAGTGACATCAACGTTTGAGGTACATGGATGCTTTACtgcagagcgtgtgtgtgtgtgtgtgtaggtggtgaGGGACAGTCATTGAAGCCATTGTGCTGATAAACACAGTATCCTTGTGTATACACCTGTTGCTCGAGCGATGCCGCTGTCCAAtctgcctcctcctccaccccctgggTCATCTGCATACGAGAGCAGAGTTTTTGTGAAGTGCAAATAGTGCCCTCTCCCCTCCCACGTGATATGTGCACAACACTCACACATGGCGGACAAGATAGAGAACCCCTACTGAATTTAGTAATAAGACCACTACTCTCTCCCAGGTGCTCATTAAATGGAAAAATCCACCCCAAACCACTAATTCCTATAACTTagtgttaaataacactaatatGTGACAATAATGTTTTGTGTGAACAAATGTTTAATTTTGTCATTATAATAAGATGGGTATCAACATGTGAAAATcattgtggaaatctgttgcagctcaagtcgaCTACAAAACCCGCAATGCTCCATGGGCCGGCTGCAAACGTAGCTATACACAATAATACTAAAGTTAATATCGGCATGtaaagtagctagttagctgtaaaaATATCCTAAACAAACTATCAATTTAGTAGGGCACAATCTCACCATTttcaacctgcagatcgatgtGCCACAGAGTGGAGTCTGATATTCGCAATGGCACAATGCAATGTACCCTGGATTGAAGAGGAAGACAAATAGGAGAAATGTGGTGGACCctcttaaatatattttttgaggTAGGAATAGAgcaaaaatatgatcaatggaTCTTTCAAGAGAAAacattgaaatctgacatgtatgatagaTGTTCTTGCAATCTAAAAGTCatattcctattaacttccagtgtaaTGAGACTATCACAGTTCTACGTCACACCGGACAGATTTCTGCCTACTTGAACACCAatagctcagatacacatgaacaCATGAAATGACCCTGGGAATTGATAGAACATTGCacagagatgcacaaaaacaatacaaCAGTCAAAATGGGTGAATCGTTCATTTGGAGAATGTGATCCCGGTCCCACAGCTCTCCTTCAGTGTTACAGTTTAATGTTGCTTCATTCAACTAACATAAGAGAAACCAGCATAACctcttaaaatatattttcagctTGACATTAGTAATCGTTTCAGCTTGATGTTAGTATCCAAGTATTCATAAAAATAATGTGTGTCAGTAAACAAGTTTCTGATTATTAAGAAATCAGTGGTGGTCAGTGACGCTTAAGATGAgaggacaattttttttaaatgagaatGGCCTTTTTTCTATTAcaacatattggatgactgtcattcatattacaTTCAACCAGCTCAATGAAACATAGATAGATTTAGGCTACTACAAATTCAGTTATGTTTTTCCCTGTTTCgccatttgcttccgtttaagaaacattttacAACCGGCTGAATGaatcacatgcaaacacagttcacatTGATAGCAGCCACTtagaaacagcatgatcattttgGCTGgtcgttgtataattccttcttaCACCGACGCGCTCAACTTtacccttcacttgtggacttcagtgcacgacacatcagctgtctgaccagggaaaaaaaaactttccaagaaAAACCTTCACATCATAACCACTAACCTCTACAggcagcctacattgttgtcaccatgtTAGCTAATgtcagtcaacatagctactagtagtaacgcgttagtaaacctgctacaatcatgcagtacagtatacagtcagcaATCAGTTTAGCAGTTAAACCGGGGCaggccccagtggcaataaacCAATAaaaccttgacttggaagagttccagtgttggatagccatagtcagctagctaacataacatactgctctgtttgagccgggtgtttgagtaggctaaactagctagctgcattcgctagctaagtgAACAAAATATAATTGTCTCTTGCTTCTCCATAATTTAAGAAACTAATTTGTTCAAACCagttaaactattgtctttctcttagtcaactactcaccacattttatacacttCAGTGCTAACTAGCTGTAGCTTATTCTtgcagtactagattcattctttgatactttgattgggtggacaacatatcagttcatgctgcaagagctctgaagGGTTGAGGACGTCTTCCGGAAGTCATAATTAAACCtttggaagggggtgagaaccatgagcctaataggttttgtattgaagtcaaggTACTCAGGACGGAAACTAGATGTCCTCCGGCAACACTATGGTGCtacagtgttttaatcaattatctGATGACATGAATATATTTAGCATAGTTAAATTATAAAAAGGATAACCTTTTTTTTgctcacttaaaaaaaaaatgaatttcactgaagatggtcctccccttcctcctctgaggagcctccactgtaaGAAATTGAATAGACTGCGGATATAAATAATGGTGTTGAACAAAAACAGACCTGAAATTCAACTAATGAAAAACAATGGGTGCCAAAAAAACTCCTTTCTACGGAACATttctttttaaattattttttttgtgGCCTTGTACCCTCAAACTAcattgttttattattttatgTGGGAGATTTATCTCAAACCTGAGCTGAAGCGACAGAGTAATCTAGTTAACATTGACTAAGAGAACAGACAGCTCTTGGTTGCTTCTCACTGAGGAGAAAACAAACAGGCAGTGTAGCAACAGTGAATGGCCCAGATGTAAATAGCACAATTTACTGTCTATTTCAACAAACCTCTCATATCTGTGCTGCCTTGGAGAACAAATGAAAGGTTAATATGACTATTAAGCAGTTATC from the Oncorhynchus kisutch isolate 150728-3 linkage group LG4, Okis_V2, whole genome shotgun sequence genome contains:
- the LOC109889898 gene encoding PDZ domain-containing protein 8 isoform X2, which produces MIYLIVISALSGALFTLLLQFLLLYRRSPEPIARTVQYVKAVPDPALKDYFNNQHAESGQQQQDNTSSAAPKQQEAITPRHQEAAATSSSPKQQPPPPCQSEPLHTSKPETCNFLNAIFLFLFRELRDTPVVRHWLTKKFKVEFEELLQTKTAGRLLEGLSLRDISLGNSLPVFKTAKLMKPVSLNEDGMPEELNFEVDLEYNGGFHLAIDVDLVFGKSAYLFVKMTRVVGRLKLQFTRMPFTHWSFAFLEDPLIDFEVKSQFEGRPLPQLTSIIVNQLKRIIKKKHTLPNYKIRYKPFFPFQVQPPIGSSACDLDLSVQDSGLVEGRLRVTLVECSRLFILGSYDRETYVHCTFELSSHEWKEKTRSSIKTTEVIKGPFGNVGMTFRHVPACEGDAVHVSIETVTPNSPAALADLQRGDRLIAIGGVKVTSSVQVPKLLKQAGDRVLVLYERPVRHQSPTVGLGALQEGLGQLEEPSFIPPPGGYEEDPAPITTLADIADSKDMDCEFEDLTVDPKPNPLSSSAEAKEDFLSVNQSPKRTVINLSSKPLGSISPILNRKMNLAGLQSPARSPPTPKPSPHKSIEPGEGPQRPTGPPPPPPTRPPVPPRPHIKLTSASSETQSLLEGSEATNGAEKTPEKTQTHSTGSNGDKGSVLTTPVKQPEPKPAVKSPEPCEEPPAPPSTPSKQDLAKDKVSESSINTRDSMEDHSMWESSEMMFRNRTAHWGHASVVLEVESNHKYLNVALWCKDPFKLGSLLCLGHVSLTLEHVALECLSTSSSEYQSTFRLEAPEPRASVSRTALRSLSTHKGFNEKLCYGDIILNFSYLADGESETCGGLAEREKKASMPDEELREREREQPSSIPSDDLAYSTMQLVEVRHNFQDTQFQNPTWCEYCKKKVWTKAASQCMICSYVCHKKCQEKCLAEHPLCVAATDRRSADPEAKSTINRATTGLSRHIINTGSRLLNLRQVPKSRLAEQAADVVPDVVHTPDISDNESSDTETYAGASPSKHAASVTTKLVRREGGLDDSVFIAVKEIGRDLYRGLPTDERSQKLELMLDKLQQEIDQELEHNNALMQEERETGDARRKALITAALAKSGERLQALTLLMIHYRAGIEDLESVDSAGTSPSEPHGLQAKGGALEEAILGTEVYDSDICSPVEAQLLDDITEEQICVEALH
- the LOC109889898 gene encoding PDZ domain-containing protein 8 isoform X1, with protein sequence MIYLIVISALSGALFTLLLQFLLLYRRSPEPIARTVQYVKAVPDPALKDYFNNQHAESGQQQQDNTSSAAPKQQEAITPRHQEAAATSSSPKQQPPPPCQSEPLHTSKPETCNFLNAIFLFLFRELRDTPVVRHWLTKKFKVEFEELLQTKTAGRLLEGLSLRDISLGNSLPVFKTAKLMKPVSLNEDGMPEELNFEVDLEYNGGFHLAIDVDLVFGKSAYLFVKMTRVVGRLKLQFTRMPFTHWSFAFLEDPLIDFEVKSQFEGRPLPQLTSIIVNQLKRIIKKKHTLPNYKIRYKPFFPFQVQPPIGSSACDLDLSVQDSGLVEGRLRVTLVECSRLFILGSYDRETYVHCTFELSSHEWKEKTRSSIKTRPKRRSIEILVENETTEQMNNQTAQQTEVIKGPFGNVGMTFRHVPACEGDAVHVSIETVTPNSPAALADLQRGDRLIAIGGVKVTSSVQVPKLLKQAGDRVLVLYERPVRHQSPTVGLGALQEGLGQLEEPSFIPPPGGYEEDPAPITTLADIADSKDMDCEFEDLTVDPKPNPLSSSAEAKEDFLSVNQSPKRTVINLSSKPLGSISPILNRKMNLAGLQSPARSPPTPKPSPHKSIEPGEGPQRPTGPPPPPPTRPPVPPRPHIKLTSASSETQSLLEGSEATNGAEKTPEKTQTHSTGSNGDKGSVLTTPVKQPEPKPAVKSPEPCEEPPAPPSTPSKQDLAKDKVSESSINTRDSMEDHSMWESSEMMFRNRTAHWGHASVVLEVESNHKYLNVALWCKDPFKLGSLLCLGHVSLTLEHVALECLSTSSSEYQSTFRLEAPEPRASVSRTALRSLSTHKGFNEKLCYGDIILNFSYLADGESETCGGLAEREKKASMPDEELREREREQPSSIPSDDLAYSTMQLVEVRHNFQDTQFQNPTWCEYCKKKVWTKAASQCMICSYVCHKKCQEKCLAEHPLCVAATDRRSADPEAKSTINRATTGLSRHIINTGSRLLNLRQVPKSRLAEQAADVVPDVVHTPDISDNESSDTETYAGASPSKHAASVTTKLVRREGGLDDSVFIAVKEIGRDLYRGLPTDERSQKLELMLDKLQQEIDQELEHNNALMQEERETGDARRKALITAALAKSGERLQALTLLMIHYRAGIEDLESVDSAGTSPSEPHGLQAKGGALEEAILGTEVYDSDICSPVEAQLLDDITEEQICVEALH